The DNA window TCCGCTGGATGGTCGCGCGAGTCCACGGCGAGGTGGGCGCGGCCGACACCCCGATCGGCCGTGTGCCGCACGTCGCGGACCTCGACCTCACCGGCATCGACGTCTCGCGCGCGACGCTCGAGGAGCTGCTCGCCGTCGACCGCCAGGGCTGGCTCGAGGCGGCGGCCGCGCAGGGGACCTTCCTCGAGCAGTTCGGCGATCGCCTGCCGCGCGAGATCCGCGAGGAGCAGGCCACGCTCGTGAAGCGCCTCCGGGGCTAGCCGCTCGACTCGAGATGGAATCTCCGCGCGTGCCGCGCGCGCGGCCGAGCGAAGCGAGCGGGGAGTGAGGACCCGGCGGGCTCCGCCCGACGGGGCGAGGGGCGGAGCCCCTCGCTGATCTAGCCGCGCTCGGCGGCCGACGCGCGCGCCCGCGCCCCGGCGGGTGTCAGCGCCCGGCGCAGGATCTTCCCGTTGCGCGTGCGCGGCAGCTCGTCCATGAGATAGACGATCCGCGGGGCCTTGTACGATGCGAGCCGCCGCCGGCCGTAGGCCAGGACGTCGTCGGGAGAGAGCGCGCTGCCCGGCCGCGCCGTCACGTAAGCCACGACCAGCACCTTCCCCGACGACACCTCTTCCCCCGCGGCCGCCGCGTCCGCCACGGCCGGGTGGTCCTTCAGCACGCGCTCGATCTCGTGCGGCGAGACGCGATAGCCGAAGGTGTTGATGAGGTCGTCCTTGCGCCCGAGGAACCAGACGTAGCCATCCTCGTCCTGGCGGGCGTAGTCGCCGGTCAGGAACCAGTCGGCGCGAAAGCACGCGGCGGTCTCCTCCGGCTGGTTCCAGTAGCCGAGCATGAGCCCCGGGTCGTCGCGCCGGATGCAGAGCATGCCCTCCTCGCCCGGGGGCACCGTACCGAGCGTCGCCGGATCCAGGAGCTCGACGGCGTGGCCGGGCTGCACGAAGCCGGCGGCGCCCGGCCGGAGCGGGCGCGCCCGGGTCTGGCAGATGTAGTAGGAGCATTCGGTCATCCCGAGTCCCTCGTAGATCTCGAGCCCGAAGCGGTCGCGCCACGCCGCGAGCACCTGGTCGGAGAGATGCTCGCCCGCGCTCATGCAGTGGCGGAGCGACGGCACGTCGCGCCGCGTCGCCTGCGTCTTCTGGACGATCTGGCGGTAGATCGTCGGCACGCCGATGAAGATCGTCGCCGCGTGCGCGGCGATGAGGCGCGGCCAGAGCGCGGCGTCGCTCGCTCCCTCGTGCACGATCGCCGTGTGGCCGCGGTAGAGCGGGTCCATGAGGCCGGTGCCGAGCACATAGGTCCAGTTGAACTTGCCCGAGTGGAGGACCCGATCGCCTGCGGGGCGGAAGTCGAACCAGTAGCGGGACGACGGCTGGCGGCCGAGCAGCGCCCGGTGGGCGTGCAGGACGCCTTTCGGATAGCCGCTCGTGCCGGAGGTGTAGACGAGGTAGGCGGGGTCCTCGGCCCGCGTCGGGTGCGCAGCCTCGCAGCGCGAGATGCCGGCGAGCGCCCCCTCGAGATCGCGGACGTCGACACGCGCCGGCCGGCCCGCCTCGCCTGGCCCGACGAGGAGCACGTGCGTCACATGATCGAGACGCTCGACGGCGTCGCGCATCGCGTTCCAGCTCGCCACGTCGGTGACCAGCACCCGCGCGCCGGAGTCCGCGGCGAGGTACACGACCTCCTCCGAGGTGAGCAGGATGGAGGTCGGAACGGGGATGGCCCCCCGCTTCATGGCCCCCAGGAAGACGACCGGATACTCGAGGCAGTTGGCGAGACGGATCAGCACCCGCTCGCCGGCGCCGACGCCGAGATCGCGCAGGAGCTGCGCGAAGCGGCTCGTCTCCGCCGCCAGCTCGGCGAAGGTAGCCTGGCGCACACCCGTGCGGTCGTCGTCGACGACCACGGCGGTCCGTTCCTCGACCGGCGCGCCGAGATGCGCGTCTGTGCACGCCACCCCGATGTTGAAGTGCTCGGGGATGTTCCAGCGCCACGGCGGGAAGTCGCGCACCGCCGTCAGGGTGCCGGTTCGCGCGGGATATTGCCAGACAGCGGCCCGGCGTCAGCGAAACGCGGGCATCACCTTCTCGGCGAAGAGGCGGGCCGGGTCGCGCGTGTCGCGGCCGAAGAACTCGATCACGAGGAGCGTGCAGCCGAGGGCGCGGTGGCGCTCGATCCGGTCAATGACCCGTTCGGGCGTGCCCCAGATGCCGTGCGCTTCGAGGCCGGCGCCCATGTGTCCGCCGTA is part of the Deltaproteobacteria bacterium genome and encodes:
- a CDS encoding acyl-CoA synthetase, which produces MTAVRDFPPWRWNIPEHFNIGVACTDAHLGAPVEERTAVVVDDDRTGVRQATFAELAAETSRFAQLLRDLGVGAGERVLIRLANCLEYPVVFLGAMKRGAIPVPTSILLTSEEVVYLAADSGARVLVTDVASWNAMRDAVERLDHVTHVLLVGPGEAGRPARVDVRDLEGALAGISRCEAAHPTRAEDPAYLVYTSGTSGYPKGVLHAHRALLGRQPSSRYWFDFRPAGDRVLHSGKFNWTYVLGTGLMDPLYRGHTAIVHEGASDAALWPRLIAAHAATIFIGVPTIYRQIVQKTQATRRDVPSLRHCMSAGEHLSDQVLAAWRDRFGLEIYEGLGMTECSYYICQTRARPLRPGAAGFVQPGHAVELLDPATLGTVPPGEEGMLCIRRDDPGLMLGYWNQPEETAACFRADWFLTGDYARQDEDGYVWFLGRKDDLINTFGYRVSPHEIERVLKDHPAVADAAAAGEEVSSGKVLVVAYVTARPGSALSPDDVLAYGRRRLASYKAPRIVYLMDELPRTRNGKILRRALTPAGARARASAAERG